One stretch of Streptomyces hygroscopicus DNA includes these proteins:
- a CDS encoding 5-methyltetrahydropteroyltriglutamate--homocysteine methyltransferase, translated as MTPKSAAAAARATVYGYPRQGPNRELKKAIEGYWKGRVTADALRATAAQLRSTTWRQLAGAGIDEVPTGDFSYYDHVLDTTVMVGAIPDRHRDAVAADPLDGYFAMARGTQDVAPLEMTKWFDTNYHYLVPELGPDTVFAANSAKQVAELTEALGLGLAARPVLVGPVTYLLLAKPAPGAPADFEPLTLLDRLLPVYAEVLADLRAAGAEWVQLDEPALVQDRTPAELNAAGRAYRDLGALTDRPKLLVASYFDRLGEALPVLAKAPVEGLALDFTEAAAANLDALAAVGGLPRKRLIAGVVNGRNIWVNDLEKSLARLGTLLGLADRVDVAASCSLLHVPLDAAAERDIEPQIQRWLAFARQKTTEIVTLARGLARGTDAITAELAANRAALASRANSPITRDPAVRARTGAVTEADARRSQPYAERAAAQRAHLRLPLLPTTTIGSFPQTGELRTARADLRGGRIDTAGYEERIKAEIQEVISFQEKTGLDVLVHGEAERNDMVQYFAEQLTGYLATQHGWVQSYGTRYVRPPILAGDISRPEPMTVRWTAYAQSLTDRPVKGMLTGPVTMLAWSFVRDDQPLGHTARQVALALRDEVGDLEAAGTSVIQVDEPALRETLPLRAEDRPGYLSWATEAFRLTTGGVRPGTQIHTHMCYAEFGDIVQAIDDLDADVISLEAARSHMQVARELAAHGYPREAGPGVYDIHSPRVPSALEAAELLRTGLKAIPAERLWVNPDCGLKTRGWPETRSSLRNLVTAARTVRGELPAS; from the coding sequence GTGACACCGAAGTCCGCAGCCGCGGCAGCACGGGCCACCGTGTACGGCTACCCGCGCCAGGGCCCCAACCGGGAACTGAAGAAGGCGATCGAGGGCTACTGGAAGGGCCGCGTCACCGCCGACGCGCTCAGGGCCACCGCCGCCCAACTGCGCAGCACCACCTGGCGGCAGCTGGCCGGGGCGGGTATCGACGAAGTTCCCACGGGTGACTTCTCGTACTACGACCACGTGCTGGACACCACCGTCATGGTCGGGGCGATCCCCGACCGCCACCGGGACGCCGTCGCGGCCGATCCGCTCGACGGCTACTTCGCCATGGCGCGGGGCACGCAGGACGTCGCGCCGCTGGAGATGACCAAGTGGTTCGACACCAACTACCACTATCTGGTTCCGGAGCTGGGTCCGGACACGGTGTTCGCGGCCAACTCCGCCAAGCAGGTCGCGGAGCTGACGGAAGCCCTCGGCCTCGGCCTGGCGGCGCGGCCGGTCCTGGTCGGGCCCGTCACCTACCTCCTGCTCGCCAAGCCCGCCCCCGGCGCGCCCGCGGACTTCGAGCCGCTCACCCTCCTGGACCGCCTGCTTCCGGTGTACGCCGAGGTCCTGGCCGATCTGCGGGCGGCGGGTGCCGAGTGGGTGCAGCTCGACGAGCCCGCCCTGGTCCAGGACCGCACGCCGGCCGAGCTGAACGCCGCCGGCCGCGCCTACCGCGATCTCGGCGCCCTCACCGACCGCCCGAAGCTGCTGGTCGCCTCGTACTTCGACCGCCTCGGCGAGGCCCTGCCCGTGCTGGCCAAGGCCCCGGTCGAGGGGCTGGCGCTGGACTTCACGGAGGCCGCCGCCGCGAATCTGGACGCGCTGGCCGCCGTCGGCGGGCTGCCCCGCAAGCGGCTGATCGCCGGTGTCGTCAACGGCCGCAACATCTGGGTCAACGATCTGGAGAAGTCCCTGGCCAGGCTCGGCACCCTGCTGGGTCTTGCCGACCGGGTCGATGTGGCCGCCTCCTGCTCGCTGCTGCATGTCCCCCTCGACGCGGCGGCCGAGCGGGACATCGAACCGCAGATCCAGCGCTGGCTGGCCTTCGCCCGGCAGAAGACCACGGAGATCGTCACCCTCGCCAGGGGCCTGGCCCGCGGCACCGACGCGATCACCGCCGAACTGGCCGCGAACCGGGCCGCCCTCGCCTCCCGCGCCAACTCCCCCATCACCCGCGACCCGGCCGTCCGGGCCCGCACCGGCGCGGTCACCGAGGCCGACGCCCGCCGCTCGCAGCCGTACGCCGAACGCGCCGCGGCCCAGCGCGCCCACCTCCGCCTGCCGCTGCTGCCGACCACCACCATCGGCTCCTTCCCGCAGACCGGCGAACTGCGCACCGCCCGCGCCGACCTGCGCGGGGGCCGGATCGACACGGCCGGGTACGAGGAGCGCATCAAGGCCGAGATCCAGGAGGTGATCTCCTTCCAGGAGAAGACCGGCCTGGATGTGCTGGTGCACGGCGAGGCCGAGCGCAACGACATGGTCCAGTACTTCGCCGAGCAGCTCACCGGCTATCTCGCCACGCAGCACGGCTGGGTGCAGTCCTACGGCACCCGCTACGTCCGCCCGCCGATCCTGGCCGGTGACATCTCGCGCCCCGAGCCGATGACGGTGCGCTGGACGGCCTATGCCCAGTCCCTCACCGACCGCCCGGTCAAGGGCATGCTCACCGGCCCGGTCACCATGCTCGCCTGGTCCTTCGTCCGCGACGACCAGCCCCTCGGCCACACCGCCCGCCAGGTCGCCCTCGCCCTGCGCGACGAGGTGGGCGACCTGGAGGCGGCCGGGACCTCGGTCATCCAGGTGGACGAACCCGCTCTGCGCGAGACCCTTCCGCTGCGCGCCGAGGACCGGCCCGGCTATCTGTCCTGGGCGACCGAAGCCTTCCGCCTCACCACCGGCGGCGTACGGCCCGGCACCCAGATCCACACCCATATGTGCTACGCCGAGTTCGGCGACATCGTCCAGGCGATCGACGACCTCGACGCCGATGTCATCAGCCTGGAGGCCGCCCGCTCCCATATGCAGGTGGCCCGCGAGCTCGCCGCCCATGGCTATCCGCGCGAGGCCGGGCCCGGTGTGTACGACATCCACTCCCCCCGCGTGCCCAGCGCGCTGGAGGCGGCGGAACTGCTGCGCACCGGCCTCAAGGCCATCCCCGCCGAGCGGCTGTGGGTCAACCCCGACTGCGGCCTGAAGACCCGCGGCTGGCCCGAGACCCGCTCCTCACTGCGGAACCTGGTCACGGCGGCCCGTACGGTCCGCGGTGAGCTGCCCGCGTCCTGA
- a CDS encoding AraC family transcriptional regulator, whose translation MYHTWMRYFTPSPAHHRLGLVCLGVGLQHGALPVVGPRVLDHHVAVVISAGRGWFRGADGRRRTVTAPALLWLTPGVTHHYAPDPDTGWDEAFVDFTGPATAAYADLGYLDADGPVVALTDTATARTAIGRIARAARQGNPFLEVETAAAVHELLVALRRVRADTGADGHPVLQALARDAFQPLSVTEHAARHGMTPAELRTAVRRGAGCSPKDYLLGIRLGRAKELLVGTELPVAAIARRVGYDDPAYFSRLFARRVGTAPVHFREQQCRSVPGGFTDRIPDPSRPPTIPLSAPADDGRRGGG comes from the coding sequence ATGTATCACACCTGGATGCGGTACTTCACGCCCAGCCCGGCCCATCACCGGCTCGGCCTGGTGTGTCTGGGTGTCGGCCTCCAGCACGGCGCCCTGCCCGTCGTCGGCCCGCGCGTCCTGGACCACCATGTGGCGGTGGTCATCAGCGCGGGCCGCGGATGGTTCCGCGGCGCGGACGGCCGCCGCCGCACCGTCACCGCGCCCGCGCTGCTCTGGCTCACCCCGGGTGTCACCCACCACTACGCCCCGGACCCGGACACCGGATGGGACGAGGCGTTCGTCGACTTCACGGGACCGGCCACCGCCGCCTACGCCGACCTGGGCTATCTCGACGCGGACGGCCCCGTGGTCGCGCTCACCGACACCGCCACCGCCCGTACGGCCATCGGCCGGATCGCCCGCGCCGCGCGCCAGGGCAATCCGTTCCTGGAGGTCGAGACCGCGGCCGCCGTCCATGAACTCCTCGTCGCCCTCCGCCGCGTCCGCGCCGACACCGGCGCCGACGGACATCCGGTGCTCCAGGCCCTGGCCCGGGACGCCTTCCAGCCGCTCTCGGTGACCGAACACGCCGCCCGGCACGGCATGACACCGGCCGAACTGCGCACCGCGGTACGCCGCGGCGCGGGGTGCAGCCCCAAGGACTACCTCCTCGGCATCCGGCTGGGCCGCGCCAAGGAACTCCTCGTCGGCACCGAACTGCCGGTGGCCGCCATCGCCCGCCGCGTCGGCTACGACGATCCCGCCTACTTCAGCAGACTGTTCGCCCGCCGAGTGGGCACCGCACCGGTCCACTTCCGCGAGCAGCAGTGCCGCTCGGTCCCCGGCGGCTTCACCGACCGCATCCCCGACCCCAGCCGTCCACCGACGATCCCGCTGTCCGCACCGGCGGACGACGGTCGGCGCGGCGGCGGATGA
- a CDS encoding acetyltransferase, which translates to MLILSYPEAETPAPLRAQVWELQQEAWPATDPGTAGEPGPTHDPALRPVSMLLVDDGHGHGTVLAALDILTTTLTHAGRSYRAGGLSTVVTRRAVRGRGHGARLVAAAHRAMADSGLDLGLFTCDRPLRDFYTGAGWQPLPGTVLIGGTPDAPFPSDQPSFDKVTMAHFFSATARRHRADFLAARIGLYPGEIDRLW; encoded by the coding sequence GTGCTGATCCTGTCCTACCCCGAAGCCGAGACACCGGCCCCGCTCCGCGCCCAGGTGTGGGAGTTGCAGCAGGAGGCGTGGCCCGCGACGGATCCCGGCACCGCGGGCGAACCCGGACCCACTCATGACCCCGCGCTGCGCCCGGTGTCGATGCTGCTCGTGGACGACGGCCACGGCCACGGCACCGTGCTGGCCGCCCTGGACATCCTCACCACGACCCTCACCCACGCGGGCCGGTCCTACCGGGCCGGGGGACTCAGCACCGTGGTCACCCGGCGGGCCGTACGCGGCCGGGGGCACGGCGCGCGCCTCGTCGCCGCCGCCCACCGGGCGATGGCCGACTCCGGTCTCGACCTGGGCCTGTTCACCTGCGACCGGCCGCTGCGGGACTTCTACACGGGCGCCGGATGGCAGCCGCTGCCCGGCACGGTGCTCATCGGAGGCACCCCGGACGCCCCCTTCCCGAGCGACCAGCCCTCCTTCGACAAGGTCACGATGGCGCATTTCTTCTCCGCCACGGCCCGTCGCCACCGCGCCGACTTCCTCGCCGCCCGGATCGGGCTGTACCCCGGCGAGATCGACCGGCTGTGGTGA
- a CDS encoding transcriptional regulator: MSAAASSPSGRGKPTDPRTAAVLVVDDDPEVRAALVDGLAVEGYEVRVAGDGLAALSAIAAEPPDAIVLDLAMPVMDGLAVCRRLRGLGDRTPVLVLTARDEISERVAGLDAGADDYLVKPFALDELLARLRALLRRAAPVEALDENASGVLSFADLTVHPESRTGMRGGRRMEFTRTEFALLEVFLRHPGQVLPRELIQELVWGTEFASDSNSLAVYIGYLRRKLEAEGASRLVHTVHGIGYELGER, encoded by the coding sequence ATGTCCGCTGCCGCGTCCTCCCCGTCCGGCCGGGGAAAGCCCACCGACCCCCGGACGGCGGCCGTGCTGGTGGTGGACGACGATCCGGAGGTCCGCGCCGCCCTGGTGGACGGTCTTGCCGTGGAGGGGTACGAGGTGCGGGTGGCCGGGGACGGGCTGGCGGCCCTCAGCGCGATCGCCGCCGAACCGCCGGACGCCATCGTGCTGGACCTGGCCATGCCGGTGATGGACGGGCTGGCGGTGTGCCGCCGGCTGCGCGGCCTCGGCGACCGTACGCCGGTCCTGGTGCTCACCGCCCGGGACGAGATCAGCGAGCGGGTGGCGGGGCTGGACGCGGGGGCCGACGACTACCTGGTCAAGCCGTTCGCGCTGGACGAGCTGCTGGCCCGGCTGCGGGCGCTGCTGCGGCGTGCCGCGCCCGTCGAGGCGCTCGACGAGAACGCGTCCGGTGTGCTCTCCTTCGCCGATCTGACCGTCCATCCGGAGAGCCGCACCGGAATGCGTGGCGGACGGCGGATGGAGTTCACCCGTACCGAGTTCGCGCTGCTGGAGGTGTTCCTGCGCCATCCGGGCCAGGTGCTGCCGCGGGAGCTGATCCAGGAGCTGGTGTGGGGCACCGAGTTCGCCTCGGACTCCAACTCGCTGGCGGTCTACATCGGCTATCTGCGCCGCAAACTGGAGGCGGAGGGCGCTTCGCGGCTGGTCCACACGGTGCACGGCATCGGTTACGAACTGGGCGAGCGATGA
- a CDS encoding histidine kinase, whose product MALITSAAVALVTVGVCAAAYVVIRYELVRQLDLQLTQQATLLAQERRDEGTGTLYGECRWLAAPACAQVVTPRTGTPGHPAGKDLLIPVTDATRQVAAGTRGAYYGEVTVRGHRMRTLTTPLRGPRALQLAVRSDTVEQGERQAARLLAAIGAAGALLAAGLGYLASRRALAPVTRLTATAERIAATRDPAHRIELPPEEGRRRGDEISRLAGSFNTMLGELEESVAAQRRLVADASHELRTPLTALRTNAELLARADRLSPAQRDRAASALGGQLREVTGLVNDLIELARDEEPLPLVEPVRLDLLAARRVEEARSHWAHTAFTTELAEVTVDGVPARLARLLTNLLDNAAKFSPPGAEVEVRLTSGAHGIDLTVRDHGPGIAAEDLPYVFDRFYRSRQARALPGSGLGLAMARQIARAHGSALTAAAADGGGALFRLRIPRHRSGGPAPEA is encoded by the coding sequence ATGGCGCTGATCACCTCGGCCGCGGTGGCGCTGGTCACGGTCGGGGTGTGCGCCGCCGCGTATGTGGTCATCCGCTACGAACTGGTGCGTCAGCTCGACCTCCAGCTCACCCAGCAGGCCACCCTGCTCGCCCAGGAGCGGCGTGACGAGGGCACCGGGACGCTGTACGGCGAATGCCGGTGGCTGGCCGCCCCGGCCTGCGCGCAGGTCGTCACCCCGCGGACGGGCACACCGGGGCACCCGGCGGGCAAGGATCTGCTGATCCCGGTCACCGACGCCACCCGCCAGGTGGCCGCGGGCACTCGCGGCGCGTACTACGGCGAGGTCACCGTGCGCGGACACCGGATGCGCACGCTGACCACCCCACTCCGCGGCCCTCGCGCGCTCCAGCTCGCCGTGCGCTCCGACACCGTGGAGCAGGGCGAACGCCAGGCCGCGCGGCTGCTCGCCGCCATCGGCGCGGCGGGGGCGCTGCTCGCCGCCGGGCTCGGCTATCTCGCCTCCCGTCGCGCGCTGGCGCCCGTCACCCGGCTCACCGCCACCGCCGAACGGATCGCCGCCACCCGCGATCCGGCCCATCGCATCGAACTGCCGCCGGAGGAGGGGCGGCGGCGCGGGGACGAGATCTCCCGGCTGGCCGGGAGCTTCAACACCATGCTCGGCGAGCTGGAGGAGTCGGTGGCCGCCCAGCGCCGTCTGGTGGCCGACGCCTCCCATGAGCTGCGCACCCCGCTGACCGCGCTGCGCACCAACGCCGAGTTGCTGGCCCGTGCCGACCGGCTGTCCCCCGCCCAGCGGGACCGGGCCGCGTCGGCGCTCGGCGGCCAGTTGCGCGAGGTGACCGGCCTGGTCAACGACCTGATCGAGCTGGCGCGGGACGAGGAGCCGCTGCCGCTGGTGGAGCCGGTGCGACTGGATCTGCTGGCCGCGCGCCGTGTCGAGGAGGCCCGCTCGCACTGGGCGCACACCGCCTTCACCACGGAGCTGGCCGAGGTCACGGTGGACGGGGTGCCCGCGCGGCTGGCCCGGCTGCTGACCAATCTGCTGGACAACGCCGCGAAGTTCAGCCCGCCCGGCGCCGAGGTGGAGGTCCGGTTGACCTCTGGCGCACACGGCATCGATCTCACCGTCCGTGACCACGGGCCCGGTATCGCCGCCGAGGACCTGCCGTACGTCTTCGACCGCTTCTACCGCTCCCGGCAGGCACGTGCGCTGCCCGGTTCCGGGCTGGGGCTGGCCATGGCCCGGCAGATCGCCCGGGCGCACGGCTCCGCGCTCACCGCGGCGGCGGCCGACGGCGGCGGTGCGCTCTTCCGGCTGCGCATCCCGCGCCACCGGTCCGGCGGTCCGGCTCCGGAGGCGTGA
- a CDS encoding major facilitator superfamily MFS_1, with translation MARDLQVKETLSDRPLWTADFRLFFTARTTSLLGDAMLPVAITAAVIRAGYGASGVGYALAALVAPFAALIIFGGVLSDRFGARRLMVVSDTARLCSQAVLALLFLLGTPRLWQILVLLALIGAGSAIFQPGVASITPRIAQDVQKANATLRISESVTAVIGPSLAGLLLAVSSPATVVALDALTYGVSGACLLLLRSVPMGPAARDGESSFRADLVEGWREFRARTWLWSVIVVFMLWQLAGAGPTMTLGNSTLVTDYGASTFGLVMSSLGAGSVLGGIVAIRLRPRYPLRAGALSMILWALMPLGVALGFPPPLIAGCYGVSGVGMAFWIVMFHTSVQTHIPQDVLGRVHAYDAAGSLVMKPVGQAVAGPLAVVTGTAPLLCVSASMALVACALLLAIPAVRGLKRVAG, from the coding sequence ATGGCCCGTGACCTGCAAGTCAAGGAGACTTTGTCTGATCGGCCGCTGTGGACAGCGGACTTCCGGCTGTTCTTCACCGCCCGCACCACCTCTCTGCTGGGCGACGCGATGCTCCCCGTCGCGATCACGGCCGCCGTGATCCGGGCGGGATACGGGGCGAGTGGGGTCGGCTATGCGCTCGCCGCGCTCGTAGCGCCGTTCGCAGCACTGATCATCTTTGGCGGGGTGCTGTCCGACCGGTTCGGCGCCCGGCGGCTGATGGTTGTCTCGGACACAGCTCGGCTGTGCTCTCAGGCGGTGCTCGCGCTGCTGTTCCTGCTGGGTACGCCGCGGCTGTGGCAGATCCTGGTGCTGCTGGCCCTGATCGGGGCGGGCAGCGCAATCTTCCAGCCGGGAGTCGCCAGCATCACCCCGCGGATAGCTCAGGACGTACAGAAGGCCAACGCCACCCTCCGTATCTCAGAGTCCGTCACCGCCGTGATCGGCCCGTCGCTGGCCGGCCTGCTGCTGGCGGTCTCCTCACCGGCAACGGTGGTCGCCCTCGACGCCTTGACCTATGGGGTCAGCGGCGCCTGCCTGCTCCTCCTCCGCTCGGTCCCGATGGGCCCGGCCGCGCGGGACGGCGAATCGTCGTTCCGGGCCGATCTCGTCGAGGGATGGCGGGAGTTCCGGGCCAGGACCTGGCTGTGGAGCGTCATCGTCGTCTTCATGCTCTGGCAGCTGGCCGGCGCCGGCCCCACCATGACCCTCGGCAACAGCACGCTCGTCACCGACTACGGAGCATCGACGTTCGGCTTGGTCATGTCGTCCCTCGGGGCGGGAAGTGTGCTGGGCGGGATCGTCGCGATCAGGCTCCGCCCGCGGTATCCGCTCCGGGCCGGCGCCCTCTCCATGATCCTTTGGGCGCTCATGCCGTTGGGGGTCGCTCTCGGCTTTCCCCCGCCGCTCATTGCCGGGTGCTACGGGGTGAGCGGCGTGGGCATGGCGTTCTGGATCGTCATGTTCCACACAAGTGTGCAGACGCACATCCCGCAGGACGTCCTCGGCAGGGTGCACGCGTACGACGCGGCCGGCTCGCTGGTGATGAAGCCAGTCGGGCAGGCCGTGGCGGGGCCGCTCGCGGTCGTCACGGGGACGGCGCCGCTGCTGTGCGTGTCCGCGTCGATGGCGCTCGTCGCCTGCGCCCTGCTGCTGGCAATCCCGGCCGTGCGCGGCCTGAAGCGCGTAGCGGGCTAG
- a CDS encoding transposase, protein MSARVSELSGLGLLTWVYPPGLVDRVVAACGCAEQRRRLLPARLVVYFVLGLALFSPAPYLEVMRHLVEGLRGQGLLGGWHVPAKSSLFRARQRLGCEPLRVLFASTAKPMATEATPGAFWRGLRLLAVDGTCWDVADSEANEAAFGRPGNGRGPGKSAFPQVRMAALVEVGSHAVLDAELAGCRTGEVTLAGRLPRSLGPGQLVLADREFLGVPLWQAFTATGADLLWRVPANRVLPVLKQFRDGSWLSQIRASSGPARHEPVTVRVLAYQLKGQGGEGAADGYRLVTTLLDARRHPARQLAALYCERWEVESVFAEIKTHQRGARVVLSSKTPDGVRQQIWAHLLVHHALRELMLRTAATRGLDPDRVSFTETLRSARRSVTVTPGSFSP, encoded by the coding sequence GTGTCTGCGCGTGTGTCTGAGTTATCGGGCCTGGGGTTGTTGACCTGGGTGTATCCACCGGGGTTGGTGGATCGGGTGGTCGCGGCTTGCGGGTGTGCGGAGCAACGCAGACGGCTGCTTCCCGCGCGGCTGGTGGTGTACTTCGTGCTGGGGCTGGCGTTGTTCTCTCCGGCTCCGTATCTGGAAGTGATGCGGCACCTGGTGGAGGGGCTGCGGGGCCAGGGGCTGCTGGGCGGCTGGCATGTACCGGCGAAGTCCTCGCTGTTTCGGGCCCGGCAGCGGCTGGGCTGTGAGCCGTTGCGGGTGCTGTTCGCCTCGACCGCCAAGCCGATGGCCACCGAGGCTACACCCGGCGCGTTCTGGCGGGGCTTGCGGCTGCTGGCGGTGGACGGGACCTGCTGGGACGTGGCGGACAGCGAAGCCAACGAGGCCGCGTTCGGGCGTCCGGGCAACGGCCGCGGGCCGGGCAAGAGCGCGTTCCCGCAGGTGCGGATGGCTGCGTTGGTGGAGGTGGGCAGCCATGCGGTGCTGGACGCGGAACTCGCCGGCTGCCGCACCGGGGAAGTCACTCTGGCCGGCCGCCTGCCACGGTCGCTCGGCCCGGGCCAGCTCGTCCTGGCCGACCGTGAGTTCCTCGGTGTCCCGTTGTGGCAGGCCTTCACCGCCACTGGCGCCGATCTGCTGTGGCGAGTGCCCGCCAACCGCGTCCTGCCGGTCCTCAAGCAGTTCCGGGACGGGTCATGGCTCTCACAGATCCGGGCAAGCAGCGGCCCTGCCCGGCATGAGCCGGTCACCGTCCGGGTTCTGGCCTACCAGCTCAAGGGCCAGGGCGGTGAGGGTGCCGCTGACGGTTACCGGCTGGTCACCACCCTGCTGGATGCCCGACGCCATCCGGCCCGGCAGCTGGCCGCGCTCTACTGCGAACGCTGGGAGGTCGAGTCCGTCTTCGCCGAGATCAAGACCCATCAGCGCGGCGCCCGCGTCGTACTGAGCAGCAAGACCCCTGATGGTGTCCGTCAGCAGATCTGGGCACACCTGCTGGTCCACCACGCCCTGCGTGAGCTCATGCTGAGAACGGCCGCCACCCGTGGTCTGGACCCCGATCGGGTCTCCTTCACCGAGACCCTGCGCTCTGCCCGGCGCAGCGTGACCGTTACACCGGGCAGCTTTTCCCCCTGA
- a CDS encoding aldehyde dehydrogenase translates to MTTTYPALTETDAAALVARLRETHRSGRTKSLAWRREQLTRLRALLTDNRAVIADALWADLRKNPAEVDRAEIDITVREIDDYLEHLEEWLAPQPAEVTVSHLPEGTTARTELDPLGVALILSAWNYPIYLLLTPVAAALAAGNAVVIKPSELAEQTSALLARLLPAYLDNEATAVVEGGVAQTTSLLAQRFDHVFYTGNGTVGRIVMRAAAEHLTPVTLELGGKSPVFVDRDADLAAVAARIASTKFSNAGQTCVAPDYVLTDPDTAEALAVALTQAIEQLYGTDPRSADHYGRIVNERHFDRLSALLGSGRTVTGGQSDRAEKYIAPTVLVDVKPDEPVMQEEIFGPILPILTVADLTEAIAFINDRDKPLALYAFTENDTTRARLIAETSSGAVNFGFPIFHLTVPTLPFGGVGESGMGSYHGRYSLETFSHRKAVLDVPLT, encoded by the coding sequence ATGACCACCACCTACCCCGCCTTGACCGAGACCGACGCCGCCGCCCTCGTGGCGCGGTTGCGCGAGACCCACCGCAGTGGCCGCACCAAGTCTCTCGCCTGGCGCCGCGAGCAGCTCACCCGGCTGCGCGCGCTGCTGACCGACAACCGCGCGGTCATCGCCGACGCCCTCTGGGCCGACCTGCGCAAGAACCCCGCCGAGGTCGACCGCGCGGAGATCGACATCACGGTCCGCGAGATCGACGACTACCTCGAGCATCTGGAGGAGTGGCTCGCCCCGCAGCCCGCGGAGGTCACCGTCTCCCACCTGCCGGAGGGGACCACGGCCCGCACCGAGCTCGATCCCCTCGGTGTCGCCCTGATCCTCTCGGCCTGGAACTATCCGATCTATCTGCTGCTGACCCCCGTCGCCGCCGCGCTGGCGGCCGGCAACGCGGTGGTCATCAAGCCCTCCGAGCTCGCCGAGCAGACCTCCGCCCTGCTGGCCCGGCTCCTTCCGGCCTACCTCGACAACGAGGCCACCGCCGTGGTCGAGGGCGGCGTCGCCCAGACGACATCGCTGCTGGCCCAGCGCTTCGACCACGTCTTCTACACCGGCAACGGCACCGTGGGCCGGATCGTGATGCGCGCGGCCGCCGAGCATCTGACCCCCGTCACCCTCGAACTCGGTGGCAAGTCCCCGGTCTTCGTCGACCGCGACGCCGACCTCGCCGCGGTCGCCGCCCGCATCGCGTCCACCAAGTTCTCCAACGCCGGACAGACCTGCGTCGCCCCCGACTACGTCCTCACCGACCCGGACACCGCCGAGGCGCTGGCGGTCGCCCTGACTCAGGCGATCGAGCAGCTGTACGGCACCGACCCGCGCTCCGCCGACCACTACGGACGCATCGTCAACGAGCGCCACTTCGACCGCCTGTCCGCGCTGCTCGGCTCCGGCCGCACCGTGACCGGCGGACAGAGTGACCGCGCCGAGAAGTACATCGCCCCGACCGTGCTGGTGGACGTGAAGCCCGACGAGCCGGTGATGCAGGAGGAGATCTTCGGCCCCATCCTGCCGATCCTGACCGTCGCCGACCTCACCGAGGCCATCGCCTTCATCAACGACCGTGACAAGCCGCTCGCGCTCTACGCCTTCACCGAGAACGACACCACCCGGGCCCGGCTGATCGCCGAAACCTCCTCGGGTGCCGTCAACTTCGGCTTCCCGATCTTCCATCTGACCGTGCCGACCCTGCCGTTCGGCGGCGTCGGGGAGAGCGGCATGGGCAGCTACCACGGCCGCTACTCGCTGGAGACGTTCAGCCACCGCAAGGCGGTCCTCGACGTCCCGCTGACCTGA
- a CDS encoding C4-dicarboxylate transporter/malic acidtransport protein, which translates to MTAKNGSDLRPERGQGPPILSGSAASAGPAPYAAPASHGSRSARISLLAISLGSAGLGGAWQAATSVASAWIQISDVLFVISGLVWVVLLAAYVRHGGARWHNLREDLRHPGQGFALAYVPIIGMLITGHFSRFGEEGARWAYAVFVVAAALVAARLLAHWFTGGLSETTLHPGYLLPVSSAPFIASITASTLDLPEIAAASFAVGVLYWLAFGTVILGSLVAGSPLPPPARPTLTVLVIPPAVGSNAWLAAHGGRLDGVGYGFSGILFFTLALVAFMLPTLRERSFHTGLWIYSFPVAATTNFLVRWIYAADVPGREMVVWTLLAVASGGFLLLGAATLVHGGRHWRLRTGNPDLG; encoded by the coding sequence ATGACTGCCAAGAACGGCTCGGACCTCCGGCCGGAGCGGGGCCAGGGCCCGCCGATCCTGTCCGGTTCCGCCGCTTCGGCCGGACCCGCGCCGTACGCGGCCCCCGCCTCCCATGGCTCGCGGAGCGCGCGCATCAGCCTGCTGGCGATCTCGCTGGGCTCCGCGGGGCTGGGCGGAGCCTGGCAGGCGGCGACCTCCGTCGCCTCGGCGTGGATCCAGATCAGCGATGTGCTGTTCGTGATCAGCGGACTGGTCTGGGTCGTGCTCCTGGCCGCATACGTGCGGCACGGCGGAGCCCGGTGGCACAACCTGCGCGAGGATCTGCGCCACCCGGGCCAGGGGTTCGCCCTCGCGTACGTCCCCATCATCGGCATGCTGATCACCGGTCACTTCTCGCGCTTCGGCGAGGAGGGCGCCCGCTGGGCCTACGCCGTCTTCGTCGTGGCGGCCGCGCTGGTCGCCGCGCGTCTGCTCGCCCACTGGTTCACCGGCGGGCTCAGCGAGACCACCCTGCACCCCGGCTATCTGCTGCCGGTCTCGTCCGCACCGTTCATCGCGAGCATCACCGCGTCGACGCTGGACCTGCCCGAGATCGCGGCAGCGTCCTTCGCCGTGGGGGTTCTGTACTGGCTGGCCTTCGGCACGGTCATCCTCGGCAGCCTGGTCGCCGGCAGTCCGCTTCCGCCACCGGCCCGGCCCACCCTCACCGTCCTGGTCATCCCGCCCGCCGTCGGCAGCAACGCCTGGCTCGCCGCCCACGGGGGCCGTCTGGACGGGGTCGGCTACGGGTTCTCCGGCATCCTGTTCTTCACCCTCGCCCTGGTCGCCTTCATGCTTCCGACCCTCCGCGAGCGGTCCTTCCACACCGGGCTGTGGATCTACAGCTTTCCGGTGGCCGCCACCACGAACTTCCTGGTGCGGTGGATATACGCGGCGGACGTGCCGGGCCGGGAGATGGTCGTCTGGACACTGCTGGCGGTGGCGAGCGGCGGCTTCCTCCTCCTGGGCGCCGCGACGCTTGTCCACGGTGGCCGGCACTGGCGCCTGCGGACCGGGAACCCGGACCTCGGGTGA